TTGTTTGAAAACAAACTCAAGGCTAAAGTTAGTATTAATTGGTGAAAGCTTCCATTTTTTGAGCACTATTGTATACGCGAGAGCTGGTCTCACTTAATACACTGGTTAAATTGATTAGTATAAAGGCATTAGTGACAAATATATCACTTACTCATTATGGATTTACCGCAAAAACTTATAAAGTATTCTAACTTATTCTTTGGAGCTACTACTTCATTGGCAGCAATTGGTCAACTGTCTTACGTTTTCCAACAATTTGGGTTATTCCTATTAGGACTGTATGCCTTAGCGTTAACAATCCCTATTATTTGGTTAGAGTTCCGTGTACCTCCAAAGCTGTATAAGTATGCTTCGACATATTTCAGCTTCCTGGGGAGAGCTATAATATATCTGCTGCTTAGTGCAATGACAATGTACGGTTCTCTATTTAATAAACTGAATGCAGTACTCCTAATGCTAACTGGGCTTGTTTATCTATTCCTGCATGCCTCTTCCATAATTGATGAACCAGAAAACTTCAAGGGTCAAAATGCATCTATTGCACTCAATGAcgatattgatgatgaggaagacATTATCTAAGGTACGGACTCTCTCATAATGTATCAATTGGCATTGTTACCGTTCACCTCGATATTTGTAATTATATAATGACAATAGTCAATGATGCATTTCCTCTATATAATTCATGATCAATTTTGAATAACGATGTCCGATTCACTATTATACAATATCTACTTTATGATTCTTAATATATAGATGctaaatttttgaatttaaaaGCTTTCACTTGGTTTGAGAAGAAGTTAGACTGAATATAAGGATAgtaagaaatatttgatagttGGCTTCAGGTTCTGATGCAAATGCGATGATTTTACATTTCCATAGTAGTGTCTGAAGCTAGGTTgatattcttcttcattggTTGAGTTTCTCTCATAGTCAAACCAAATCTCTTGTCCTTTGATAGTTCTGCTAGGTTGAATATACCTTGAACGACTGGGTCAGCAGGGTTTAATTCACGGGCAGAGTGTACCCAACTTGGTTGAGCTGTTTTGGAACCACCAGTTAGTCTGAACAGCTCTGGTTTACCGCTGACACTAACATCGCTACCACACAATATAACTGTGCTACATTCACGTGCAACAGGTAGTGTCATGACTTCATTGGTTGAATTCATTAAGGATTTTAGTTTTATACCAGAAATACCAAGCTTGGGTAACGGTATCTCATGGCCTGGTAGTGTCAATGCTGCGGAGGCATCATAACTTAAAGCACCATTCTTGTTTGTACTGTTTAAAATGTGATCCCATGGCACCCACTTTGCCACTTGAATTGGTGTTTCAACACATAGGAAGTTGTTTGTGATTTCGTTCATACCCAATCTAAAAGATCTTAGATCCTTTTTAACTGCATCTGATTCTTCTGCGGTAAATTCAGTTAGAGGAAAATCAGTTGACAAGTGACTCAATTTTAGTGGGTATACACCGtttttgtcaatttttGTAAGTAATTGTCTGGCAGTCTTTAACTTTAGAGTGTAACTTTGAGCATAGTCTCTAACATAGGCGCCAGACCTTGCAATTAGTTGGTTTTTCTTATGAGATTTACCTGTGTAAGAATCGACAGTCTCTAAAGTTATTAAACCTTTCTTTTGACAGTCAGTGAGGGGGCAGAACTTCAAATCAATTAAGTAAACTTCACCAACATCAACTGAGAAATCATCTGATGGAATAGCAGATGAGGCCACtaatttattttggttATTAGCCACAACAATATCTTGAACTTCAGTGTTTGCTAGTAAGTTAGCTTCTTGATGAGCTTCAGTCCAGACAACACCCTTGTAATCCTTCTCGGCAACAATACCTTCATTTTGGCCAGCTAAAAATCTCCTTATCCTTCTAACCCTTGATCCTGGGACCACAGCACAGTTATAGGCTTTTGCTATGGTGTCAACAACACTTCTGATCTGGTGGCCAGTGACAGAGTTAGTGTTGGCATTTCTCAAGGACTGTGGTAGCTTTTCGGGAGTTAAACTACAAGCTAATAGAGCAGTAACAGATTCAGAGGCAATATGGCTTGCAGCAACAGCATCGGCCTTAGATCCCAGCAATGGTCCGGTTGGTTTGGTATTAGTTTCGTCAGTTGGGTAAATAACCATAGTATGGGTGACCTGAGATGTGTAACCATCGATGTGGCAACCCAAGGAGATCTTCACAACGTCACCGTGTCTCAAGTAACCGGTAATTGATGAGGCAAAAGGAGACGTCTCATCACTGTTGTTGTTCCATTTCTTGATGTTTTCGGTATCATCGACTTCTGGGCACCAACCACTAGCAACTGCATCAACATCGATCATAGTTGGTAAGGCAATACCTCTTTCATTGACCTTATGTTTGTAGTATTGTTCTAGTCTGTTCACGATAAAAGAATCGGCCATCAAACACAGTTCAGAGATACTCAATGGAGTTTGAACTTTTTTGTAGTGGTAAACATCATTGATTAGGTCAGTGACGAATTTCAAAGCAGTTTGTGTGATCTGTCCACTTGTTCTGTATTTATCCAAAACAGTCTCTTGTAGAACATTCTTATCTTTTAATAAGATTTGAGAATCTTCATTTGAAACAGCTAAATCCATTTTGCAAAGTAAAGATAGATGTCTTGGTCTTTAATGGGCTTGATACAGTGAAGCTACTATTAAATCTAGAAATTATATAAGTACAAAATAAAGTGCTATACCTCCCATAGATTGAAGTCCTCAATGTATAACTGTTACGCTACAGAAACTACAGTATACCCATCTcatctcatctcatcgccagttcagctcatcgcctaaaattttttgaaaactttttcaaaagttACCCGCAGTTACAAGAAAATAGGAACTGATCTTACTCAACCACATGATACACTATTCTAAAGTGATATATTCATTTAAATATAGGGCATCATCATACCACTTATCCCACATCAATCCATATTGAGATAAGCTGCATAATATAGTATTGCATTCTGCCTGtctattatatataacGCCTGAAtatgttttcttttcctttttgaaTAGCAGGCTATATTTAGCCTGGCTGTTAGTATGTCTATATACCCTTATTAAATTGATAGTGAAACATTCATATCAGTTCCATACGTGATCAGATAGAAGCCCAGCCTATTACATTGTTCATTGTCTTACTTACAGTCCTGGCTATTTATATCTTCTCTAAGCGAATAGACAAGTGAATTGGGGTACTAGAATGGCAGTTATGCATGTCTTGTTTCAAGTTTAACCTAAATGCTCTTGATTGATTTTGAGGTCAAACCAACGCAATACGAATTTAGACTTCTAAGTATTAGTTCATACAAAAGGGGCTGTCCTAATGTAGATTTGTATAAAAATCAATCAATTAAGCTGGATTCCTTTAATGGCCAATTGTTGAGACTGGTAAATTGTGTCTATTGATGTTTGTAGATGAAATACACTGATCAGCGCCATATCCTTACTGGTGGTCAAAACCTTTGATGTTCCATAGATTCCATTTACGAAAGAAGCAAGTCTCTTCTCATGAGATTTCACCTGAGGCAAAGGTTGAATATAAGTTTATTAGAAGCGATAAACGTTCTTTTATAAATCACATTTGCACACTGTGTGACGAACCAATTGCATATAAGTCAGGAGGTGAGAAAGTCATAGAGTTGGAATGTGGGCATATGTGTCATATGGACTGTTTGATGCTATTTGTAAATAGTACAGCATTACCTATCTGtaaatattgtaaaaaGTTCAACAACCGGGCGAAAGAATGTATaccaaaagaaaactgCTTGAAAGATACGCTCATATCACAGTATTTggttaataataaaatgaataGTCCTGTGCATGAAACAAGTCATAAATCAATTGATAAACATTCCAACCAGAAATATACTAGTTCCACTTCTcaaaataaagaagagTATCCTATTCATTTATTGAGAACTTTTTTCAGCGATTGGTTTATTAATCAAAGTAAAGAATACACAACCATCACACCATGGGAATTAGATCACAATTTTGGATTACTGCGTTTGGTcgataaatttgaaatttcttattatccattcatcaaaaaaaaattggctGTTTGTCTTTTGTTTGAAAACATATTGGCCATTGTTCAAGTCCAAAGAGAGTCCATTAAATGCAATGAGTTTTCAGAAATTCATGCAGAATCAATACATCTGTATCATACAGAAAATTCCAGAGCTGActtgaaatatcaaaagataGACTATATTAACTGCCAGATTAGAAAAGCTGATTATACTGGAAATAAGCTGAGAATTTCTCTATCAAATACCACACTTAGAATGTTCGAAattgaaacagaaaaaaatgggGTACTTCTAAACTGGTTGAGAGGTTTTCATGACAAAAAGCAAATGTTTGATGCTAAATATTTCACTTCAAATTGTCTCGAGCTTCCTGTGATGCAAATTTTCGAAAATGAAAGTACGATTTTGGGACTATTCAACTCCAATCGATTGATAGAGATGGGATCAATAAATTCGGTGCACAATAGTATAATCCTTAGGAGAAGTTTTTATTTACGAAACAGCATGGAAACTGACATAATGGGTACATATAATACCATAACTTCATCAGTTCTTTCTatcaaaaaggaaaagcCATCAGATATACTGTTGTTGATCCAGATTGATGAACAAAAGATCACAGAtcaaaaagatcaaatCAAGCAAGTTATCAAAAACACTTTAATGGCTCtcaaattgaaatatccAGAGTATTTCTTAGTGATTTTATCCGCAACTGGGGAGGTGTTATTAATGGATTCAATAGACAGGTTAAATCTTGATAACCAACTCCTTTCTGGTGAAGAGCCAAAAAATCCATTCCGGTTAGAGATTTCATCAATCAGGACGCATGTCTATGGCACTTCAATATTAGAAAATTTGGCCATTGTAGCTGTGTCAAATTCAGCAATGGTGGAAACAACGTCtatattattcaaaaactttaGTCCTCTAATTTCTAAAGGGCGGCTTCGTCCAAATGAGATACGGATTAAAGTTGGATATTCTAATAACGACTATTCCGACGTCGTAAGTGAATTGGtagaaattgaaagttgGGATTACTTATTAGAGGCGCTATGCCATACTTTTAGCTTGGATTATGATGACGATTACACATCATATGAAACTTCTTATGATATAAATAGTCTAGAAGCAGATTCAGTTACAACGTTAGAAATAGAATCACCCTTCAAATATGACCATTTGTATACTAATGTCGGCAACCACTCGTCAGAGAATATCTAGGATGATGATTGTAGGATTAACAATGAATGTATTTATGTGAGTAATTCTCCAATTCAGTGGGGTCCAGGTTCTGCTGGAAATTTGTCAGGCAATAGCAAAAGAGTATAGTCAGTTATGTATACCCAAAGATTGTAGTTTTATTACTTTTCTTGCATAAATTTATTCAAAAAACTAATAATAATCCTCGTAATCAAAGCGGTAAGGCATAAAGACAGGAGCAAGCACTGTCCAGCTGTAAAGTCCGTAACATATCCATGCACTAACAATTTTGACCcatgaataaaaatatgttCTACCGACAGGTACGAAGTTACCAACATCATCATGTGTAACATTTATTGTTAATAAAATTGCTATCCATTGTGTTgccaaaaagaatattacaTGAAAAAGTGAGTAGTTATACTGTGTTCCATTaacttcatcatcattaatATCTAACTCTGtttcatttctattatttaGGGATGGTGAGGCACCCATCCAGCTATGATCATATAGAGCACTTTCCGGAAGTGATCCCTCTTCAACCGCTTGTTTAATAGCTTCATATCTTAATTGATTCCTAGATTGTCCCCCTAAACCTTCATATTCGATATCATCAGGTAAGTAGATGGGTCCTTCAGCAGCTGACCCTTGAAACGCGCTATTTGCTGCAGCTCTTGTAGTAGTATAAGCAATAGCAACAAATGTGAACAAGGATCCTAAAATAACACTGGCTTTCCTAGTACCATTACTCCTTACCAAAGGATTACACATTTTATCATCAGGTTCCGATGCCATTGCGCTCATTGTTAGGTAAGTGCAGTAGAATGCGACCATACTGCTCTGTGCCAACCCACTCTTGGGGTTAGATTGTTGTACCCTTGGGTGGATAGCAATTATTAAAGTTATTAGAATCAGCACTAAATTCATATTGACCGCCACTTTGTTCATATTGCAGTTATCTCTGCAAAACACGATATACATAGCGATAGTCATAGCGATAGCTCCTGTATACATGGAAGCCGTTCCTGCCACCAAAAAGTTCttccaaaaatttgaattttcatcttcttgttctACATGGAAGATACACGTCTCAGCCCATTCATGTGCAAAATCGACCAGCAATATTAATCCAACCAGAATGAATATTACACCACTAGGTACAGATACCCATTTAGAAAAGAATATGTAAAACTCATTTGGAATAAGGAATGAGGCCACTATCAATAGGATGTAAGTCAGGAATTTCAATGACCACCAAGAATTTTGAATAGTAGCTCTTGCATCTTTAGTGCTTTTCACTTTTATCAGGGCTCCGGCTAAGATCAAATGTAGCATACCGAGAGCAAAGTTCAATCTGTGCACGGTAAAAAACCCACATTCTCCTGTGCTCGTACATGATTTGCCAGGGAATAGCAGCGACTTGTTTGCCGAGAGTGTAATCCACGACAGAAGTGAGTTCATTAACAACCAAATGGCATAGAGCAATCTCACCCCTAGCGAAGAAGAGCCTACTTTTGAAGCAATATTGGATAACAAATTGAAGCAGCATCCACTGAGCATTGAGAATGTGAAGGTGCTCGCAGCCGATATTGGAAGAGAAATAATGGCCCCCATTTTGTAAACACTGTTTATTAAACCGATGAATTCACAAATGTTTTGAATTCAGTTAAGGTCAAGTTGTTGCTAATTAGTATCAAATAGAAGTATAGTCCTCTTTTGGTTTTATCAGTTCGTTGtgttattgttttgattATTCGTTATATAGCTTAGATTTATATAGCCTACACTACCAAACTACTAGAGTCAGACCTTCATacttgcattttttttcctgaAGTATGGCTTAACCTTTATCACTTCGCCCTTTGGTTTATCCGAACAAAGGGCCGATAGCCATCAAGTATAAAAGTATAGTCATATGTAACTCTAAGGGCATGCTCATCAGCTATTCTAACACAGTAAGAAACATCTGGACACTGCATTGCGTTGTTCGAGCATGAGTAaaccctttttttttcacaagcCTGGTATATTAACCACTAGTAATGCTTGATAATCATGAATTACTGTGTGAAGTACTGcaaattattatttgtcAGCCTGGTTTTATTATGCCTGAATGATATAAGCACATACCAATCTTGGAGCTTTGGTTCGTATTCGTTATAATAGTAAGAAATTCACATAACTTTGTAGGAGTTTTTCACTTGTCTAGGACATTGCTTGAGGTCATGAGATTATTTATGTAATCCTTCAAGTTCTCATTTTCTTGTTCCAACTGGTTACATAGTTTCCGCTGCTCCAACGTCTTGTTCCAAAGCAGATCCAGAGTATCCCGAAGCAGTTTAGTCTCCTGGTATTGTTCCTTTGATATTTCAGAATTACTCTTGGTTGTGTCTTGACTATCCATTTTAAAATCTATAACTTTCGCTGTTATTTTATCTCCTCAATGATCACCAAAGATACTCTACTGAAAACAGAGTTATGACAGTTAtcttttgcaattttaGCAGTGATGATTTATTTCAGCAATGCCATAGCATAGCCTCTGCTTATACGCACAAGCCAACCCCATTCAATTGTAATTTGAAGCCCAGCTCATCTCACATACGAGAGTTACCAGAGAAACACCCCTAGAGGATGTTCCAAAAGCATCAATAACGACTGAACGCTGGGCTCTTCTTTAGTGATGGCAAAGGACGACAAAAAAATAGGGCTCGGAGTccccaaaaaaaaaagtaaatgGTCTCTAGCGGGATCGAACCGCTGATCCCCGCGTTATTAGCACGGTGCCTTAACCAACTGGGCCAAGAGACCATTGTTATTTGATGGTTTTTCGGAACATACAGATCAGCTATTACGAGCGTATTTAATCACGGAATGTACAACGTATTGAGTGAGATCGTACAATTGCGCTTTCAAGAACCAGTAGTGGGTAGTGGGATGTTGACCGTCTACAAAGTTAAATCTCTATAAGAGGACTAATATGATAACTAGGACAGCCGAGGAACTTATATGTGCTTGTTTGGTAAACCACATATTATTTTCAGGAATTGGTCG
This window of the Nakaseomyces glabratus chromosome L, complete sequence genome carries:
- the TVP15 gene encoding Tvp15p (CAGL0L06292g~Ortholog(s) have role in vesicle-mediated transport and COPI-coated vesicle, integral component of Golgi membrane localization); its protein translation is MDLPQKLIKYSNLFFGATTSLAAIGQLSYVFQQFGLFLLGLYALALTIPIIWLEFRVPPKLYKYASTYFSFLGRAIIYLLLSAMTMYGSLFNKLNAVLLMLTGLVYLFLHASSIIDEPENFKGQNASIALNDDIDDEEDII
- the ARX1 gene encoding putative hydrolase (CAGL0L06314g~Ortholog(s) have role in ribosomal large subunit export from nucleus and cytosol, cytosolic large ribosomal subunit, nuclear envelope, nucleolus, nucleoplasm, preribosome, large subunit precursor localization); the encoded protein is MDLAVSNEDSQILLKDKNVLQETVLDKYRTSGQITQTALKFVTDLINDVYHYKKVQTPLSISELCLMADSFIVNRLEQYYKHKVNERGIALPTMIDVDAVASGWCPEVDDTENIKKWNNNSDETSPFASSITGYLRHGDVVKISLGCHIDGYTSQVTHTMVIYPTDETNTKPTGPLLGSKADAVAASHIASESVTALLACSLTPEKLPQSLRNANTNSVTGHQIRSVVDTIAKAYNCAVVPGSRVRRIRRFLAGQNEGIVAEKDYKGVVWTEAHQEANLLANTEVQDIVVANNQNKLVASSAIPSDDFSVDVGEVYLIDLKFCPLTDCQKKGLITLETVDSYTGKSHKKNQLIARSGAYVRDYAQSYTLKLKTARQLLTKIDKNGVYPLKLSHLSTDFPLTEFTAEESDAVKKDLRSFRLGMNEITNNFLCVETPIQVAKWVPWDHILNSTNKNGALSYDASAALTLPGHEIPLPKLGISGIKLKSLMNSTNEVMTLPVARECSTVILCGSDVSVSGKPELFRLTGGSKTAQPSWVHSARELNPADPVVQGIFNLAELSKDKRFGLTMRETQPMKKNINLASDTTMEM
- the STE5 gene encoding Ste5p (CAGL0L06336g~Ortholog(s) have MAP-kinase scaffold activity, phosphatidylinositol-4,5-bisphosphate binding activity); this encodes MFHRFHLRKKQVSSHEISPEAKVEYKFIRSDKRSFINHICTLCDEPIAYKSGGEKVIELECGHMCHMDCLMLFVNSTALPICKYCKKFNNRAKECIPKENCLKDTLISQYLVNNKMNSPVHETSHKSIDKHSNQKYTSSTSQNKEEYPIHLLRTFFSDWFINQSKEYTTITPWELDHNFGLLRLVDKFEISYYPFIKKKLAVCLLFENILAIVQVQRESIKCNEFSEIHAESIHLYHTENSRADLKYQKIDYINCQIRKADYTGNKLRISLSNTTLRMFEIETEKNGVLLNWLRGFHDKKQMFDAKYFTSNCLELPVMQIFENESTILGLFNSNRLIEMGSINSVHNSIILRRSFYLRNSMETDIMGTYNTITSSVLSIKKEKPSDILLLIQIDEQKITDQKDQIKQVIKNTLMALKLKYPEYFLVILSATGEVLLMDSIDRLNLDNQLLSGEEPKNPFRLEISSIRTHVYGTSILENLAIVAVSNSAMVETTSILFKNFSPLISKGRLRPNEIRIKVGYSNNDYSDVVSELVEIESWDYLLEALCHTFSLDYDDDYTSYETSYDINSLEADSVTTLEIESPFKYDHLYTNVGNHSSENI
- the TMS1 gene encoding Tms1p (CAGL0L06358g~Ortholog(s) have fungal-type vacuole membrane localization) — protein: MGAIISLPISAASTFTFSMLSGCCFNLLSNIASKVGSSSLGVRLLYAIWLLMNSLLSWITLSANKSLLFPGKSCTSTGECGFFTVHRLNFALGMLHLILAGALIKVKSTKDARATIQNSWWSLKFLTYILLIVASFLIPNEFYIFFSKWVSVPSGVIFILVGLILLVDFAHEWAETCIFHVEQEDENSNFWKNFLVAGTASMYTGAIAMTIAMYIVFCRDNCNMNKVAVNMNLVLILITLIIAIHPRVQQSNPKSGLAQSSMVAFYCTYLTMSAMASEPDDKMCNPLVRSNGTRKASVILGSLFTFVAIAYTTTRAAANSAFQGSAAEGPIYLPDDIEYEGLGGQSRNQLRYEAIKQAVEEGSLPESALYDHSWMGASPSLNNRNETELDINDDEVNGTQYNYSLFHVIFFLATQWIAILLTINVTHDDVGNFVPVGRTYFYSWVKIVSAWICYGLYSWTVLAPVFMPYRFDYEDYY
- the SLO1 gene encoding Slo1p (CAGL0L06374g~Protein of unknown function), yielding MDSQDTTKSNSEISKEQYQETKLLRDTLDLLWNKTLEQRKLCNQLEQENENLKDYINNLMTSSNVLDK